From a region of the Xanthomonas rydalmerensis genome:
- a CDS encoding phage capsid protein, which translates to MSNTVTESMVQQFGNNYRILGQQKKSRLATFCQMEGDIVGTSKSVERLGKTDAYDITSRHADTKYVDTPHSRRWLDLQDKGWADLVDELDKIKLLADPTSPYVGLGVAALNREKDKVIINAARGVARVGNTGGTIALPTSQKIVEGGTGLTLAKLLTAKEILDAAEVDAELDMDGQNPNMAAQRVIVVSTRQLTNLLGTTEIKSVDYNNVKALAQGQVDTFLGFKFVRTELVPKVGTTRFCVAWSRGCVAYGWGKDIVTSIDPLPSKNYSVQVYSRESIGAVRVEDEGVVEIGCFE; encoded by the coding sequence ATGAGCAATACCGTCACCGAATCGATGGTTCAGCAGTTCGGCAACAACTACCGAATCCTGGGCCAGCAGAAGAAGTCCCGCCTGGCTACCTTCTGCCAGATGGAGGGCGACATCGTCGGCACCTCCAAGTCCGTCGAGCGCCTGGGCAAGACTGACGCCTACGACATCACCAGCCGCCACGCAGACACCAAGTATGTGGACACCCCGCATTCCCGCCGCTGGCTGGACCTGCAGGACAAGGGTTGGGCCGACTTGGTCGATGAGTTGGACAAGATCAAGCTTCTGGCTGATCCGACTTCGCCTTACGTTGGTCTCGGCGTTGCCGCGCTGAACCGTGAAAAGGACAAGGTCATCATCAATGCGGCTCGCGGCGTCGCGCGTGTCGGCAATACCGGCGGCACCATCGCGCTGCCGACCAGTCAGAAGATCGTGGAAGGCGGCACCGGCCTGACCCTGGCAAAGCTGCTGACCGCCAAGGAAATTCTGGACGCTGCCGAGGTGGACGCCGAACTGGACATGGACGGGCAGAACCCGAACATGGCCGCGCAGCGCGTGATCGTGGTTTCGACCCGCCAGCTCACGAACCTGCTGGGAACCACTGAAATCAAGTCGGTGGACTACAACAACGTCAAGGCACTGGCACAGGGCCAGGTGGACACCTTCCTGGGCTTCAAGTTCGTTCGTACCGAGCTTGTGCCGAAGGTCGGGACCACTCGCTTCTGCGTTGCATGGTCGCGCGGCTGCGTCGCCTATGGCTGGGGCAAGGACATCGTTACCAGCATCGACCCGCTGCCGTCCAAGAACTACAGCGTGCAGGTCTATTCCCGTGAGTCCATCGGCGCCGTGCGCGTTGAGGATGAGGGCGTGGTCGAGATCGGCTGCTTCGAGTAA